From Planctomycetota bacterium, the proteins below share one genomic window:
- a CDS encoding PEP-CTERM sorting domain-containing protein (PEP-CTERM proteins occur, often in large numbers, in the proteomes of bacteria that also encode an exosortase, a predicted intramembrane cysteine proteinase. The presence of a PEP-CTERM domain at a protein's C-terminus predicts cleavage within the sorting domain, followed by covalent anchoring to some some component of the (usually Gram-negative) cell surface. Many PEP-CTERM proteins exhibit an unusual sequence composition that includes large numbers of potential glycosylation sites. Expression of one such protein has been shown restore the ability of a bacterium to form floc, a type of biofilm.), translating to MLNVKTSALAAVAAMTATSLAAASIQISVTGFDFTYDGTNITDANPLGTDDLASIDFFSDGVLVGSLTPADAIATGVTIGDVLNIPAGGGVVTSAAPLGIGFDLFFTGGFLFLDVTDVQVFYSGSEIGVTGVTSNVDIFLQDLPFGLELDPNEPVSLSFSGLISDLTDDGQFVTSFDASGTAEVRGEIIPEPASIAMLGLGGLTLLRRRR from the coding sequence ATGCTCAACGTCAAGACTTCCGCCCTCGCAGCTGTTGCTGCGATGACTGCCACCTCTTTGGCAGCTGCTTCGATTCAGATTTCCGTCACCGGCTTCGACTTCACGTACGACGGCACCAACATCACCGACGCGAACCCGCTCGGTACGGATGACCTGGCTTCGATCGACTTCTTCTCGGACGGCGTGCTGGTGGGCTCGCTCACTCCGGCGGACGCGATTGCCACCGGCGTCACGATCGGCGACGTTCTCAACATCCCAGCTGGTGGCGGTGTCGTGACCTCGGCCGCACCGCTTGGCATTGGGTTCGACCTGTTCTTCACGGGTGGGTTTCTGTTCCTCGACGTCACGGATGTTCAGGTCTTCTACTCCGGCAGCGAGATCGGTGTGACTGGCGTCACGAGTAACGTCGACATCTTCCTGCAGGATCTGCCCTTCGGTCTGGAGCTCGATCCGAACGAGCCGGTCTCGCTCAGCTTCTCTGGGCTTATCAGCGACCTGACCGATGACGGCCAGTTCGTCACGAGCTTCGATGCCTCCGGCACCGCCGAGGTCAGGGGCGAAATCATCCCCGAGCCGGCTTCGATCGCGATGCTCGGCCTCGGTGGCCTGACGCTGCTGCGTCGTCGTCGCTGA
- a CDS encoding PEP-CTERM sorting domain-containing protein: MLNTKIAALAAVSVMTAASMAAASIQISVTGFDFSYDGEDITDADAAGSDELASVDFFSDGVLVGSLTPADGIAADLLIEDVLGIPVGGGVVTSAATLGFGLDLTFGPNEFLFLDLEDVQVFYSGSQIGVTGVTGDVEVALQNLPFGLEIDEGEPVSFSFSGLITDLTDNGQFVTSFDASGTAEVRGEIIPEPASIAMLGLGGLTLLRRRR, from the coding sequence ATGCTCAACACCAAGATTGCCGCGCTCGCAGCGGTTTCCGTGATGACAGCCGCCTCGATGGCCGCGGCGTCGATTCAGATCTCAGTCACCGGCTTCGACTTCAGCTACGACGGCGAAGACATCACCGACGCGGATGCGGCCGGATCAGACGAGTTGGCCTCGGTCGACTTTTTCTCAGACGGCGTCCTGGTCGGTTCGCTCACCCCAGCCGACGGCATCGCCGCCGACCTCTTGATCGAGGACGTCCTCGGTATTCCTGTCGGGGGCGGTGTCGTGACCTCGGCTGCGACGCTCGGCTTCGGGCTGGATCTCACCTTCGGCCCGAATGAATTCCTTTTCCTCGACCTTGAAGATGTTCAGGTTTTCTACTCCGGTAGCCAGATCGGTGTGACGGGTGTCACTGGCGACGTCGAGGTCGCACTGCAGAATCTTCCGTTCGGCCTTGAGATCGATGAGGGCGAGCCTGTCTCGTTCAGTTTCTCGGGCCTGATCACCGACCTGACCGACAACGGCCAGTTCGTCACCAGCTTCGATGCCTCCGGCACGGCCGAGGTTCGCGGCGAGATCATTCCCGAGCCTGCCTCGATCGCCATGCTCGGTCTAGGTGGGCTGACGCTACTGCGTCGACGACGGTAA
- a CDS encoding RecX family transcriptional regulator, producing MPTITDITQQRRRPDRRSVFIDGEFAFGCHVNVVARFRLQTDMPINADLRRQIELGEVKQEAFDHALRLVGGRRQSERELRQKLGRKEYGQAVVDAVVADCERLGYLDDAAYASARASDAANLKLHGRQRAVSELVAKGIDRSTAESAADEAYAEVDPVEMATKLANKRLPSLQRLDRPAAQRRLSGFLQRRGFDFDTVRTVVERVLGDR from the coding sequence GTGCCGACGATCACCGACATCACGCAGCAGCGACGTCGGCCGGACCGGCGCAGCGTCTTCATCGACGGCGAGTTCGCCTTCGGGTGCCACGTGAACGTCGTCGCGCGGTTTCGCCTGCAGACAGACATGCCGATCAATGCGGACCTGCGGCGGCAAATCGAGCTGGGTGAGGTGAAGCAGGAGGCGTTCGATCACGCCCTTCGCCTCGTCGGTGGGCGTCGGCAGAGCGAGCGGGAACTCCGCCAGAAGCTGGGCCGAAAGGAGTACGGCCAGGCGGTGGTCGACGCGGTCGTGGCTGACTGTGAGCGGCTCGGCTACCTCGATGACGCTGCCTACGCCTCGGCTCGCGCGTCCGACGCGGCAAACCTCAAGCTCCACGGCCGGCAACGGGCGGTGTCGGAACTCGTCGCCAAGGGCATCGACCGCTCCACCGCGGAGTCGGCGGCGGACGAGGCGTACGCGGAGGTCGATCCGGTCGAGATGGCCACGAAGCTGGCGAACAAGCGGCTGCCGAGTCTCCAGCGACTCGACCGCCCCGCCGCTCAACGACGACTCTCGGGCTTCCTCCAGCGTCGTGGTTTCGACTTCGACACCGTCCGCACCGTCGTCGAGCGCGTTCTCGGCGACCGGTAA
- the fliS gene encoding flagellar export chaperone FliS: MTQPYSEPTTTIRRKSDPFAPPPRRTPADPYLKTRVMTASPEQLQVMLFDGAIRFGEQAKTAIGMQRYDQMHERLTRAQDIVIELQNGLRPDMDPDNCKRLESLYGWCYLRLVEGNIGRDPEKIEEALGVLRYQRETWQMIAAARANEAATLAAADEQRGG; encoded by the coding sequence ATGACGCAGCCTTACAGCGAGCCGACAACTACGATACGACGCAAGAGCGACCCGTTCGCTCCGCCGCCTCGGCGAACGCCGGCCGACCCGTACCTCAAGACGCGCGTCATGACGGCCTCGCCGGAACAGCTGCAGGTCATGCTGTTCGATGGCGCGATCCGCTTCGGCGAACAAGCCAAGACCGCCATCGGCATGCAGCGGTACGACCAGATGCACGAGCGTCTTACGCGGGCCCAGGACATCGTCATCGAGCTGCAGAACGGTCTCAGGCCCGACATGGATCCCGACAACTGCAAGCGGCTCGAAAGCCTCTACGGCTGGTGCTACCTCCGGCTCGTCGAGGGCAACATCGGCCGGGACCCTGAAAAGATCGAAGAAGCGCTGGGCGTGCTCCGCTACCAGCGCGAGACCTGGCAGATGATCGCCGCCGCAAGGGCCAATGAAGCCGCGACGCTAGCCGCTGCCGACGAGCAGCGTGGCGGCT
- a CDS encoding TatD family hydrolase — protein MIDSHCHLNFPQLASDLEGVLQRAAEAKVTHLINIGTGVDDSRRGVELAHRIDNVAATVGIHPCYDESARDATAELRDLAALPKVVAIGECGLDYFHDDVPRDVQRASFVRQLTLAAEVDLPVVVHSRESIPDCVEIVRDFPGIKAVFHCFTAGPAEAKLLAEAGHYVGFTGPLTFKKSDALREAAALLPADRVLVETDAPYLSPEPLRGKRPCEPGYVAHTLACLARVRGWSIEEADRITTENCQRLFGWPA, from the coding sequence GTGATCGACTCACACTGCCATCTCAACTTTCCCCAATTGGCGAGCGACTTGGAGGGCGTCCTCCAGCGTGCCGCAGAAGCGAAGGTGACGCACCTCATCAACATCGGCACAGGCGTCGACGACTCGCGGCGTGGCGTGGAGCTGGCGCATCGCATCGACAACGTCGCCGCGACCGTCGGCATCCATCCGTGCTACGACGAGTCCGCCCGCGACGCGACGGCCGAGCTGCGCGACTTGGCCGCCCTGCCGAAGGTGGTGGCGATCGGCGAGTGCGGGCTGGACTACTTTCACGACGACGTGCCGCGGGACGTCCAGCGGGCCAGCTTCGTCCGGCAGCTCACGCTCGCGGCCGAGGTCGACCTCCCGGTGGTGGTGCACAGCCGGGAGTCGATTCCGGATTGCGTCGAGATCGTGAGGGATTTTCCGGGAATCAAGGCGGTGTTCCACTGTTTCACGGCAGGGCCTGCGGAGGCGAAACTGCTCGCCGAGGCCGGGCACTACGTCGGTTTCACCGGCCCTCTGACGTTCAAGAAGAGCGACGCCCTTCGCGAAGCCGCCGCCCTCCTGCCGGCCGACCGTGTGCTGGTCGAGACCGACGCGCCGTACCTGTCGCCCGAGCCGCTTCGGGGCAAGCGGCCGTGTGAGCCGGGCTACGTGGCCCACACGCTGGCGTGCCTCGCGAGGGTTCGCGGGTGGTCAATCGAGGAGGCGGACCGCATCACGACCGAGAACTGCCAACGGCTCTTCGGCTGGCCTGCGTGA
- a CDS encoding FAD-dependent oxidoreductase — protein MPTASVGSERTAEAAAFPKLTEDQIERFANVGEEVTAADGELLIRAGDRNYPLLIVREGTVRIIEERKGGDDLVLHRHPPSEFVGDIDLISGRPAIFCAIAEGDCRLIRVSRDDIRGVARSDVRLGEMILRAIMVRRDILGDTGFVGARLVGSRWDRKTAEIKELLDRNGVPYTWLDPERDPQTDDLLESLNVQPGDLPIVVPPGDTDVLRKPTPKEVAAAFGLTTTRSEDQVWDVAIVGAGPAGLASAVYAGSEGLSTLVLDAQAPGGQAGTSSKIENYPGFPTGISGADLAQRTAVQAQKFGARFRVSCAATGLERRDGRTLLQLDCDETVEARTVVVAAGATYRRLNLEHEDDFAGTGIYYGATQMEATMCANEPVAVVGGGNSAGQAAVFLSGQAKRVLMLVRGDSLANSMSRYLIERLEATENIELLYHTKITKLEGDTSAGRLQSAWLKTGEDNERNVSLAGLFVMIGAEPRTDWLRDTIALDDHGFILTGPDVPKERWPLTDRGPRYLETSLPGVFAAGDIRSDSTKRVATAVGDGAMAIRFVHSALAG, from the coding sequence ATGCCCACCGCCTCCGTCGGCAGCGAACGCACCGCCGAAGCGGCGGCCTTTCCAAAACTCACCGAGGACCAGATTGAACGCTTCGCCAACGTCGGCGAAGAGGTCACGGCCGCCGACGGCGAACTGCTGATCCGCGCCGGCGATCGCAACTATCCGCTGCTCATCGTGCGCGAAGGCACCGTGCGGATCATCGAAGAACGCAAGGGCGGCGACGATCTTGTGCTCCATCGCCATCCGCCTAGCGAGTTCGTCGGCGACATCGACCTCATCAGCGGAAGACCGGCCATTTTCTGTGCGATTGCCGAGGGAGACTGCCGATTGATTCGCGTGTCGCGCGACGATATTCGTGGCGTGGCACGCAGCGACGTCCGGCTCGGCGAGATGATCCTCCGGGCCATCATGGTTCGGCGTGACATTCTGGGCGACACCGGCTTCGTCGGTGCCCGCCTCGTCGGCAGCCGCTGGGATCGCAAGACGGCCGAGATCAAGGAACTCCTAGACCGCAACGGCGTGCCGTACACGTGGCTCGACCCCGAGCGCGACCCGCAGACGGACGATCTCCTCGAGTCGCTCAACGTGCAGCCGGGCGATCTGCCGATCGTCGTGCCGCCCGGGGACACCGATGTGCTGCGCAAGCCCACGCCAAAAGAGGTCGCCGCGGCATTCGGCCTAACGACGACGCGGAGCGAGGACCAGGTGTGGGACGTCGCCATTGTCGGTGCCGGCCCGGCCGGTCTCGCGTCGGCCGTCTACGCGGGAAGCGAGGGGCTCTCGACGCTCGTCCTCGACGCCCAGGCGCCTGGCGGGCAGGCGGGAACGTCCTCGAAAATCGAGAATTACCCTGGGTTCCCGACCGGCATCAGCGGGGCCGACCTTGCCCAGCGGACTGCCGTGCAGGCTCAGAAGTTTGGGGCCCGTTTCCGCGTCTCGTGTGCTGCGACGGGCTTGGAACGGCGCGACGGCCGGACGCTGCTCCAGCTGGACTGCGACGAGACCGTCGAAGCCCGAACCGTTGTCGTCGCCGCTGGTGCCACGTATCGCCGGCTCAACCTGGAACACGAGGACGACTTCGCCGGCACAGGCATCTACTACGGCGCGACGCAGATGGAGGCGACGATGTGTGCCAACGAGCCCGTGGCCGTGGTCGGCGGAGGCAACTCGGCAGGGCAGGCGGCCGTCTTTTTGAGCGGCCAGGCGAAGAGAGTCCTCATGCTCGTCCGCGGCGACTCGCTCGCGAACTCCATGAGTCGCTACCTCATCGAACGCCTCGAAGCCACCGAGAACATCGAGCTGCTCTACCACACCAAGATCACGAAGCTCGAAGGCGACACCTCGGCTGGCCGACTTCAGTCGGCCTGGCTGAAAACAGGCGAAGACAACGAACGCAACGTCTCCCTCGCGGGCCTCTTCGTCATGATCGGTGCCGAACCCCGCACCGACTGGCTCCGTGACACCATCGCCCTCGACGACCACGGCTTCATCCTCACCGGCCCCGACGTGCCGAAAGAGCGCTGGCCGCTCACGGATCGCGGTCCGCGCTACCTCGAAACCAGCCTCCCCGGCGTCTTCGCCGCCGGCGACATCCGCAGCGACTCCACCAAACGCGTCGCCACCGCCGTCGGCGACGGCGCCATGGCCATCCGCTTCGTCCACTCGGCCCTGGCGGGGTGA
- a CDS encoding PLP-dependent transferase — protein sequence MADEPQMKGMSTRSLHAGHAVDDEHKSRAVPIYATSSFTFDNTQHAADLFNLRQFGNIYSRLMNPTVDVLEKRVASLEGGAAGLGFASGMAAIQAAICTICHAGQNFVSGTSLYGGTHSLFTHTLKQLGIEVRYFDPADPASIDGLVDENTRLVYAETIGNPKWDVPDLAAIADKAHAHKLPFVVDNTSASPALCRPIEHGADVVVHSTTKYLGGHGVHVGGMVIDSANFKWADDPDKWPEFCAPNDAYHGMVFEEALRGVGNVAYAIHMRTNWLRDTGAAMSPFAAFLFIQGIETLPLRMKAHSENAMRIAGWLHEHDAVEWVNYPGLPSHKDYANAKKYMPDGQGGLMTFGVKGGKAAGEALVNNVKLISHLANIGDAKTLVIHPASTTHAQLNEDAQRAAGVAPETLRLSVGYEDFDDLTADLDQALRAG from the coding sequence ATGGCAGATGAACCGCAGATGAAGGGCATGTCGACGCGTTCGCTCCACGCCGGGCATGCCGTCGACGACGAGCACAAGTCGCGTGCGGTGCCGATCTACGCGACGTCGTCCTTCACCTTCGACAACACGCAGCACGCGGCCGACCTGTTCAACCTCCGGCAGTTCGGCAACATCTACAGCCGGCTGATGAACCCGACGGTCGACGTGCTGGAGAAGCGCGTCGCCAGCCTCGAAGGTGGGGCGGCGGGGCTTGGCTTCGCCAGCGGCATGGCGGCGATTCAGGCGGCGATCTGCACCATCTGCCACGCCGGTCAGAACTTCGTCAGCGGCACCAGCCTATACGGCGGGACGCACTCGCTCTTCACGCACACGCTCAAGCAGCTCGGCATCGAGGTTCGCTATTTCGATCCGGCCGATCCGGCGTCGATTGATGGCTTGGTCGACGAGAACACGCGGCTCGTGTACGCCGAGACCATCGGCAACCCGAAGTGGGACGTGCCGGACCTCGCCGCGATCGCGGACAAGGCCCACGCCCACAAGCTGCCGTTTGTCGTCGACAACACCAGTGCCAGCCCGGCTCTGTGTCGGCCGATTGAGCACGGGGCGGACGTCGTCGTGCACTCCACGACCAAGTACCTCGGTGGGCACGGCGTGCACGTCGGCGGCATGGTCATCGATTCGGCGAACTTCAAGTGGGCAGATGATCCCGACAAGTGGCCCGAGTTCTGTGCGCCCAACGACGCCTACCACGGCATGGTCTTCGAAGAGGCGCTGCGCGGCGTCGGCAACGTCGCCTACGCGATCCACATGAGGACGAACTGGCTCCGCGACACCGGGGCGGCAATGAGTCCGTTCGCCGCGTTCCTGTTCATCCAGGGCATTGAGACGCTGCCGCTTCGCATGAAGGCGCACAGCGAGAACGCGATGCGAATCGCCGGCTGGCTCCACGAGCACGACGCGGTTGAGTGGGTCAACTACCCCGGCCTGCCATCGCACAAGGACTACGCCAACGCCAAAAAGTACATGCCCGACGGCCAAGGCGGCCTGATGACGTTCGGCGTGAAGGGCGGGAAAGCAGCGGGTGAGGCACTGGTCAACAACGTCAAGCTGATCAGCCACTTAGCCAACATCGGCGACGCCAAGACGCTCGTCATCCACCCGGCCAGCACGACGCACGCCCAGCTCAATGAAGATGCCCAGCGGGCGGCGGGTGTCGCGCCCGAGACGTTACGACTCAGCGTCGGCTACGAGGACTTTGACGACCTGACCGCCGACCTGGATCAGGCGTTGCGGGCGGGCTGA
- the ffh gene encoding signal recognition particle protein: MLEGLTERFQGALRNLAGRGQISEENVREAMREVRTALLEADVNLEVVREFTQNVTDKAIGQEVTASLKPADLMVKIVYDELLTLLGPVDTKILTVSPGPTIVLMAGLQGSGKTTTCGKLARHLSKRGHQPMLAAVDLQRPAAIDQLIVIGEQAGVPIYADKSKAAEHGNVAKGAAVSVARAAVKEAKAQNRDILILDTAGRLAIDDELMTELGDVNKAVGAHQIFLVLDSMTGQDAVGTAKAFNERLELDGLILTKFDSDTRGGALLSAKYVTGKPVKFLGTGEKLDGLEEFRPEGTAQRILGAGDLMGLVEQVKDKLDEEELQRQQDKMMKGELTLDDFMSQMGQIRKLGSMSKVMGMIPGMGDLAKASSMAGPEMENMMGRMRAMYDSMTPAERKKPGIIQHSRRRRVAGGSGSQPADVNQFLKQFDAMRGLSKQMSGGGMGRMRSLVGGLMGGGLGGMAAAGQAAGGGGNPFKAKGSTRMQKKDRNKKKGRRR, from the coding sequence ATGCTGGAAGGCCTGACGGAGCGGTTTCAAGGAGCATTGCGCAATCTTGCTGGTCGCGGGCAGATCAGCGAGGAAAACGTCCGAGAGGCCATGCGAGAGGTCCGGACGGCCCTTTTGGAGGCAGACGTCAACCTCGAAGTCGTCCGCGAATTCACCCAGAACGTCACCGACAAGGCCATCGGCCAGGAGGTCACCGCCTCGCTCAAGCCGGCCGACCTGATGGTCAAAATCGTCTACGACGAGCTCCTAACGCTGCTCGGACCCGTCGACACGAAGATCCTCACAGTCAGCCCAGGCCCGACAATCGTCCTCATGGCCGGGCTCCAGGGCTCGGGCAAGACCACCACCTGCGGCAAGCTCGCCCGGCATCTATCCAAGCGTGGTCATCAGCCGATGCTCGCGGCGGTCGACCTGCAACGCCCTGCCGCTATCGACCAGCTGATCGTCATCGGCGAGCAAGCGGGCGTGCCGATCTATGCCGACAAGTCCAAGGCCGCTGAACACGGCAACGTCGCCAAGGGCGCCGCCGTCAGCGTCGCCCGAGCCGCCGTCAAAGAGGCCAAGGCCCAGAATCGCGACATCCTCATCCTCGACACCGCCGGACGACTCGCCATCGACGACGAGTTGATGACGGAGCTGGGCGACGTCAACAAGGCCGTCGGGGCCCACCAGATCTTCCTTGTGCTCGACTCGATGACGGGCCAGGACGCTGTCGGCACGGCCAAGGCGTTCAACGAGCGGCTCGAACTCGACGGCCTGATCCTCACTAAGTTCGACTCCGACACCCGCGGCGGGGCCCTGCTCTCCGCCAAGTACGTCACCGGCAAGCCCGTCAAGTTCCTCGGCACCGGCGAAAAGCTCGACGGCCTCGAAGAGTTCCGCCCCGAAGGCACTGCCCAGCGCATCCTGGGTGCCGGCGACCTGATGGGCCTGGTCGAGCAGGTGAAGGACAAGCTCGACGAGGAAGAGCTGCAGCGTCAGCAGGACAAGATGATGAAGGGCGAGCTGACGCTCGACGACTTCATGAGCCAGATGGGACAGATCCGCAAGCTCGGCAGCATGAGCAAGGTGATGGGCATGATCCCGGGCATGGGCGATCTCGCCAAGGCGAGCAGCATGGCCGGGCCGGAGATGGAAAACATGATGGGCCGGATGCGAGCGATGTACGACTCGATGACGCCTGCCGAGCGGAAGAAGCCAGGCATCATCCAGCACAGCCGACGCCGCCGCGTCGCCGGCGGCAGTGGCAGTCAGCCGGCGGACGTGAACCAGTTTTTGAAGCAGTTCGACGCGATGCGAGGCCTGTCCAAGCAGATGTCCGGCGGCGGCATGGGCCGAATGCGGTCGCTGGTCGGCGGCCTCATGGGCGGCGGCCTCGGCGGCATGGCGGCGGCCGGCCAGGCCGCGGGCGGCGGCGGCAACCCGTTCAAGGCCAAGGGCTCGACGCGCATGCAGAAGAAGGACCGCAACAAGAAGAAGGGCCGACGGCGGTGA